A window of the Gemmatirosa kalamazoonensis genome harbors these coding sequences:
- a CDS encoding TldD/PmbA family protein, producing the protein MPTPDIMRRSLLNAPVRSLAESLRRAAPLGELAKDALLSREQAQTIVEKALKLSKADAIEVSVNSNYQGNVRFAANTMSTSGGIADAGIAVQSAFGAKHAVVTSNDLSDESIRRCVEQSERLAKLAPDDPEAMPELPSQQYDTVDAFFDATANLSPEDRARAALAALELARAAPDLRAAGYLQSGLNASALGNNTGLFAYHRNTSNNYTLTVRTTDGTGSGWAAADHPDWAQIDVRAVAQRATDKARLSRNPVAIEPGRYTVILEPQAVGDLVQLLGGYIAARSADEGRSPFVKQGAGGGNKIGEKIMDERVTILSDPRDPQLLGQPWDGDGLPIGRQVWVDHGVLKQLYYSRFWAKKQGKQATGAPTTIKMEGGTSSIEDMIKATPRGVLVTRLWYLREVDPRTALYTGLTRDGTFLIEDGKISKSLRNFRFNESPLFMLNNLDMLGRAERLAGTEGGGDIVMPGIKVHDFNFTSLSEAV; encoded by the coding sequence ATGCCGACGCCAGACATCATGCGCCGCTCGCTGCTGAACGCCCCCGTGCGGTCGCTGGCCGAGTCGCTGCGCCGTGCCGCGCCGTTGGGCGAGCTGGCGAAGGACGCGCTGCTGTCGCGCGAGCAGGCGCAGACGATCGTCGAGAAGGCGCTCAAGCTCTCGAAGGCGGACGCGATCGAGGTGAGCGTGAACTCGAACTACCAGGGCAACGTGCGCTTCGCGGCGAACACGATGTCCACCTCGGGCGGCATCGCCGACGCGGGGATCGCGGTGCAGAGCGCGTTCGGCGCGAAGCACGCCGTGGTGACGAGCAACGACCTCTCCGACGAGTCGATCCGCCGCTGCGTGGAGCAGAGCGAGCGTCTCGCGAAGCTCGCCCCCGACGACCCGGAGGCGATGCCCGAGCTGCCGTCACAGCAGTACGACACGGTGGACGCGTTCTTCGACGCGACGGCGAACCTCTCGCCCGAGGACCGCGCGCGCGCCGCGCTCGCCGCGCTGGAGCTCGCGCGCGCCGCGCCGGACCTGCGCGCCGCGGGCTACCTGCAGTCGGGGCTCAACGCGAGCGCGCTCGGCAACAACACGGGGCTGTTCGCGTACCACCGCAACACGAGCAACAACTACACGCTCACCGTGCGCACCACCGACGGCACGGGGTCGGGGTGGGCCGCCGCGGACCACCCGGACTGGGCGCAGATCGACGTGCGCGCGGTGGCGCAGCGCGCGACGGACAAGGCGCGGCTGTCGCGCAACCCGGTGGCGATCGAGCCGGGGCGCTACACGGTGATCCTCGAGCCGCAGGCGGTCGGCGATCTCGTGCAGCTGTTGGGCGGCTACATCGCCGCGCGCAGCGCCGACGAGGGGCGGAGCCCGTTCGTGAAGCAGGGCGCCGGCGGCGGCAACAAGATCGGCGAGAAGATCATGGACGAGCGGGTGACGATCCTCTCCGACCCCCGCGACCCGCAGCTGTTAGGCCAGCCGTGGGACGGCGACGGGCTGCCGATCGGCCGCCAGGTGTGGGTGGACCACGGCGTCCTGAAGCAGCTCTACTACTCGCGCTTCTGGGCGAAGAAGCAGGGCAAGCAGGCGACCGGCGCGCCCACGACGATCAAGATGGAGGGCGGCACGTCGTCGATCGAGGACATGATCAAGGCGACGCCGCGCGGCGTGCTCGTGACGCGGCTCTGGTACCTGCGCGAGGTCGATCCGCGCACGGCGCTCTACACGGGGCTGACGCGCGACGGCACGTTCCTCATCGAGGACGGCAAGATCTCGAAGTCGCTCCGGAACTTCCGGTTCAACGAGAGCCCGCTGTTCATGCTGAACAACCTCGACATGCTCGGCCGCGCGGAGCGGCTCGCGGGCACGGAGGGGGGCGGCGACATCGTGATGCCGGGGATCAAGGTGCACGACTTCAACTTCACGTCGCTGTCCGAGGCCGTGTGA
- a CDS encoding alpha/beta hydrolase family protein, with the protein MRVTPSSGAARLSPLVPSASTGARDVEWHAVSFASQGDVSLTGAWCTPAGVEEPAAVVVIVGGAGAPARAYRHLASHLASCGAAVLTFDYRGVGASRVGALRRLVARIEEWSADIGAALHVARRRYPGVELHAVAHSVGGFLLGCAPGAPWLGRVVLLAPHTAYWGDYPRRWRPVMRLAWHVLMPGVTRLVGYFPARALGMGDDLPKGIALDWAARRHPDVLHSPAARARLAELVRRFDHVHAATLAVTALDDPFAPVRAGARLLGYYPSRAEAAHEVVAPADLGVRRVGHYGFLQPGPGEYFWERAARWLELSADDR; encoded by the coding sequence GTGCGTGTCACTCCCAGCTCCGGTGCGGCGCGTCTCAGCCCGCTCGTCCCGAGCGCGTCCACGGGCGCGCGCGACGTCGAATGGCACGCCGTCTCGTTCGCGAGCCAGGGCGACGTATCGCTCACCGGCGCGTGGTGCACCCCGGCCGGCGTCGAGGAGCCCGCGGCGGTCGTGGTCATCGTCGGCGGAGCGGGGGCGCCGGCGCGTGCCTACCGCCATCTCGCGAGCCATCTCGCGTCGTGCGGCGCCGCGGTGCTCACGTTCGACTACCGCGGCGTGGGCGCGTCGCGCGTCGGCGCCCTGCGGCGCCTCGTCGCCCGCATCGAGGAGTGGAGCGCGGACATCGGCGCGGCGCTGCACGTCGCGCGTCGGCGCTACCCTGGGGTGGAGCTGCACGCCGTCGCGCACAGCGTGGGCGGCTTCCTGCTCGGCTGCGCGCCGGGGGCGCCGTGGCTCGGACGCGTGGTGCTGCTCGCGCCGCACACCGCGTACTGGGGCGACTACCCGCGCCGCTGGCGACCGGTGATGCGGCTCGCGTGGCACGTGCTCATGCCCGGCGTCACGCGGCTCGTCGGCTACTTCCCGGCGCGCGCGTTAGGCATGGGAGACGACCTGCCGAAAGGCATCGCGCTCGACTGGGCCGCGCGGCGGCACCCCGACGTGCTGCACTCGCCGGCGGCGCGCGCGCGGCTCGCGGAGCTCGTCCGGCGCTTCGACCACGTGCACGCCGCCACCCTCGCCGTCACCGCGCTGGACGACCCGTTCGCCCCGGTGCGCGCGGGCGCGCGGCTGCTCGGCTACTACCCGAGTCGTGCCGAGGCGGCGCACGAGGTGGTGGCACCCGCCGACCTCGGCGTGCGGCGGGTCGGGCACTACGGGTTCCTGCAGCCCGGCCCGGGCGAGTACTTCTGGGAGCGTGCGGCGCGCTGGCTCGAGCTGAGCGCCGACGACCGTTAG
- a CDS encoding aminotransferase class III-fold pyridoxal phosphate-dependent enzyme: MLDHVPRFTTDAAARIARELYDLDATATPLPSERDQNFLLTTPDGPRAVLKIANAREDRAMLDAQQQALAHLATTVDVVPRPIPTLAGEAFADVGAPDGPRHLVWAVTHRPGVPLARARRRSPALLEDLGRRAGELARGLATFDHPAIHRDFHWDLARARHVVAEHRALLDDALGADVDAVMARFDAETAPLLASLRRSALHGDLNDHNVLVLDGADPWTRGQRVTGIVDLGDMVHGWTAGDLAIAAAYVMTEADDPLAAAASLVRGCHATFPLEEPEIDALFGLALMRLAASACLAAHQRRQRPENAYLDVSQSAIRRALPRLARIPFRLAAAVFRDACGLEPVPSSARVRAWLAAHTGQFAPVLGVDLRRDPCVVLDLSVGSPLVSGDPRDNAEPALTQRIADVSRGGAEGAETPNELVFSASSAAPHEAIAIGRWDEPRLLYTAPFFVTPDGEPRTIHIGLDLFAPAGTPVYAPLDGTVHAFADNHVVQDYGPVIVLRHATDDGTAFFALYGHLSRASLDGLAVGRRIARGERFASLGTPEENVGWTPHLHLQIITDPLALGTDFPGVAPASQRAVWRSLSPDPNLIVGVPAERFPPPTPAKRETLAQRRRRFPANLSLAYREPLRIVRGWMQHVYDDEGRRFLDAYNNVPHVGHCHPRVVRAVQAQAAVLNTNTRYLSDRAVTFAERLAATLPEGLEVCAFVNSASEANELALRLARAYTGRRETIVLEAAYHGNTTSLVDISPYKHAGPGGTGTPDWVRVAPLPDVYRGPYRRDDPTAATKYAGHVAQIARELVDEGRGVAAFIAETCPSVGGQLVLPAGYLAEVYRHVRAAGGVCIADEVQTGLGRMGTHCWAFEAHDVVPDIVVIGKPLGNGHPVAAVVTTRAIADAFDNGMEYFSTFGGNDVSCAAGLAVLDVLRDEGLQAHAHAVGERLLAGLRPLIARYPIVGDVRGSGLFLGAELVRDRETLEPAGEEASFVANRFRELGILLGTDGPWHNVVKIRPPMPFGFSDADRLVETFERILGEDFS, from the coding sequence ATGCTCGATCACGTCCCTCGCTTCACCACCGACGCCGCCGCGCGCATCGCCCGCGAGCTCTACGACCTCGACGCGACGGCGACGCCGCTGCCGAGCGAGCGCGATCAGAACTTCCTGCTCACGACGCCCGACGGGCCGCGCGCCGTGCTGAAGATCGCGAACGCGCGCGAGGACCGCGCGATGCTCGACGCGCAGCAGCAGGCGCTCGCGCACCTCGCGACGACGGTGGACGTCGTGCCGCGCCCGATCCCGACGCTCGCCGGCGAGGCATTCGCCGACGTCGGCGCGCCGGACGGGCCGCGACATCTCGTGTGGGCGGTGACACACCGGCCGGGGGTGCCGCTGGCGCGTGCACGTCGTCGCTCGCCGGCGCTGCTCGAGGACCTCGGCCGACGCGCAGGGGAGCTGGCGCGCGGGCTCGCGACGTTCGACCACCCGGCGATCCATCGCGACTTCCACTGGGACCTGGCCCGCGCGCGTCACGTAGTGGCGGAGCACCGCGCGCTGCTCGACGATGCGTTAGGCGCCGACGTGGACGCGGTCATGGCGCGGTTCGACGCGGAGACGGCGCCGCTGCTCGCGTCGCTGCGCCGGAGCGCGCTGCACGGAGACCTGAACGATCACAACGTGCTCGTGCTCGACGGCGCCGACCCGTGGACGCGGGGCCAGCGCGTGACGGGGATCGTGGACCTCGGCGACATGGTGCATGGCTGGACGGCGGGCGATCTCGCGATCGCGGCGGCGTACGTGATGACGGAGGCCGACGACCCACTCGCCGCCGCGGCGAGCCTCGTGCGCGGGTGTCACGCGACGTTCCCGCTGGAGGAGCCGGAGATCGACGCGCTGTTCGGCCTCGCGCTCATGCGGCTCGCGGCGAGCGCGTGCCTCGCCGCGCACCAGCGACGGCAGCGTCCGGAGAACGCGTACCTCGACGTGAGCCAGTCGGCGATCCGGCGCGCGCTGCCGCGGCTCGCGCGGATCCCGTTCCGGCTCGCGGCGGCGGTGTTTCGCGACGCGTGCGGGCTGGAACCGGTGCCGAGCAGCGCGCGCGTACGCGCGTGGCTCGCCGCGCACACGGGGCAATTCGCGCCGGTGCTCGGTGTGGATCTGCGTCGCGATCCGTGCGTGGTGCTGGATCTGAGCGTGGGCAGCCCGCTCGTGAGTGGCGATCCCAGGGACAACGCCGAGCCGGCGTTGACGCAGCGCATTGCGGACGTCTCACGCGGAGGCGCGGAGGGCGCGGAGACACCGAACGAGTTGGTGTTCTCCGCGTCCTCCGCGGCTCCGCATGAGGCGATCGCGATCGGGCGGTGGGACGAGCCCCGACTGCTCTACACGGCGCCGTTCTTCGTGACGCCGGACGGCGAGCCGCGCACGATCCACATCGGCCTCGACCTGTTCGCGCCGGCGGGCACGCCGGTGTACGCGCCGCTCGACGGCACGGTGCACGCCTTCGCCGACAACCACGTGGTGCAGGACTACGGGCCGGTGATCGTGCTGCGCCACGCGACCGACGACGGCACGGCGTTCTTCGCGCTCTACGGCCATCTGAGCCGCGCGTCGCTCGACGGGCTCGCGGTCGGCCGGCGCATCGCGCGGGGCGAGCGGTTCGCGTCGCTCGGCACGCCGGAGGAGAACGTCGGCTGGACGCCGCACCTGCACCTGCAGATCATCACCGACCCGCTCGCGTTAGGCACCGACTTCCCCGGCGTCGCGCCGGCGAGCCAGCGCGCGGTGTGGCGCTCCCTGTCGCCCGACCCGAACCTGATCGTCGGCGTGCCGGCGGAGCGCTTCCCGCCGCCCACGCCGGCGAAGCGGGAGACGCTCGCGCAGCGGCGGCGGCGGTTTCCGGCGAACCTGAGCCTCGCCTATCGCGAGCCGCTGCGCATCGTGCGCGGGTGGATGCAGCACGTGTACGACGACGAGGGGCGCCGCTTCCTCGACGCGTACAACAACGTGCCGCACGTGGGACACTGCCATCCGCGCGTCGTGCGCGCCGTGCAGGCGCAGGCGGCGGTGCTGAACACGAACACGCGCTACCTCAGCGACCGCGCGGTGACGTTCGCCGAGCGACTCGCGGCGACGCTCCCGGAGGGCCTCGAGGTCTGCGCGTTCGTCAACTCGGCCAGCGAGGCGAACGAGCTCGCGCTGCGGCTCGCGCGTGCGTACACGGGGCGCCGCGAGACGATCGTGCTCGAGGCGGCGTACCACGGCAACACGACGTCGCTCGTCGACATCAGCCCGTACAAGCACGCGGGCCCCGGCGGCACCGGGACGCCCGACTGGGTGCGCGTCGCGCCGCTGCCCGACGTCTACCGCGGCCCGTACCGGCGCGACGATCCGACCGCCGCGACGAAGTACGCGGGACACGTCGCGCAGATCGCCCGCGAGCTGGTGGACGAGGGACGTGGCGTCGCGGCGTTCATCGCCGAGACGTGTCCGAGCGTCGGCGGGCAGCTCGTGCTGCCGGCCGGCTATCTCGCGGAGGTCTACCGCCACGTGCGCGCCGCCGGCGGCGTGTGCATCGCCGACGAGGTGCAGACGGGCCTCGGCCGCATGGGGACGCACTGCTGGGCGTTCGAGGCGCACGACGTCGTGCCGGACATCGTCGTCATCGGCAAGCCGTTGGGCAACGGCCATCCCGTCGCCGCCGTGGTGACGACGCGCGCGATCGCCGACGCGTTCGACAACGGCATGGAGTACTTCAGCACGTTCGGCGGCAACGACGTGTCGTGCGCGGCGGGGCTCGCGGTGCTCGACGTGCTGCGCGACGAGGGGCTGCAGGCGCACGCGCACGCGGTCGGCGAGCGGCTGCTGGCGGGACTGCGGCCGCTGATCGCGCGCTACCCGATCGTGGGCGACGTGCGCGGCTCGGGGCTGTTCCTCGGCGCGGAGCTGGTGCGCGACCGCGAGACGCTGGAGCCCGCGGGCGAGGAAGCGTCGTTCGTCGCGAACCGGTTCCGCGAGCTCGGCATCCTGTTAGGCACCGACGGGCCGTGGCACAACGTCGTCAAGATCCGGCCGCCGATGCCGTTCGGCTTTTCGGACGCGGATCGGCTCGTGGAGACGTTCGAGCGGATCCTTGGCGAGGACTTCTCCTAG
- a CDS encoding cyclase family protein, producing the protein MPLLIELVDALTSGRVRVVDLTQPLGPETPVIGLPPQFGASPGVTMETISHFDERGPGWYWNVLHLGEHTGTHFDAPVHWITGKDLPHNACDTIPAERFVGPACVIDVTREVEADEDFLLMPEHVEAWEREHGRIPPKSWVLLRTGWSAREEPLRFLNVHEDGPHSPGFHKSTSELLARDRDVLGVGVETVGTDAGRAGTFDPPFPNHATMHGAGKFGLASLRNLDQLPPTGAILIAAPLKIVHGSGSPLRVLALVES; encoded by the coding sequence ATGCCCCTCCTCATCGAGCTGGTCGACGCCCTGACATCCGGCCGCGTGCGCGTCGTGGATCTCACGCAGCCGTTAGGCCCCGAGACGCCGGTCATCGGCCTGCCGCCGCAGTTCGGCGCGTCGCCCGGCGTGACGATGGAGACCATCTCGCATTTCGACGAGCGGGGCCCGGGGTGGTACTGGAACGTGCTGCACCTCGGCGAGCACACCGGCACGCACTTCGACGCGCCCGTCCACTGGATCACCGGGAAGGACCTCCCCCACAACGCGTGCGACACGATCCCCGCCGAGCGGTTCGTGGGACCGGCGTGCGTGATCGACGTGACGCGCGAGGTCGAGGCCGACGAGGACTTCCTGCTGATGCCGGAGCACGTGGAGGCGTGGGAGCGCGAGCACGGGCGCATCCCGCCGAAGTCGTGGGTGCTGCTGCGCACCGGCTGGAGCGCGCGTGAGGAGCCGCTGCGGTTCCTCAACGTGCACGAGGACGGGCCGCACAGCCCCGGCTTCCACAAGAGCACCTCCGAGCTGCTCGCCCGCGACCGCGACGTGCTCGGCGTCGGCGTGGAGACCGTCGGCACCGACGCCGGCCGCGCGGGCACGTTCGATCCGCCGTTCCCGAACCACGCGACGATGCACGGCGCCGGGAAGTTCGGCCTCGCGAGCCTCCGCAACCTCGACCAGCTGCCGCCGACGGGGGCGATCCTCATCGCCGCGCCGCTAAAGATCGTGCACGGGAGCGGGAGCCCACTGCGGGTGCTGGCGCTCGTCGAGAGCTGA
- a CDS encoding thiamine pyrophosphate-dependent enzyme, translating into MKRVDAMRAVYPQLEGRVVVTIMGAVAAELQSIGHRPNFFYLQHAMGLASSLGLGIALGRPELQVVVFDGDGSILMNLGGLTTLARYRPRNLVHVVFDNESLLSVGGFPTATSTGTDIAGVAAAAGVPHTATVRTIDEFTRAFDEALARKDLTTIVAKVEAVGPSGYVTDLSLLENRYEFQRWLKNVAV; encoded by the coding sequence ATGAAGCGCGTCGACGCCATGCGCGCCGTGTACCCGCAGCTCGAGGGGCGCGTCGTCGTCACCATCATGGGCGCGGTGGCGGCGGAGCTCCAGTCGATCGGGCACCGGCCCAACTTCTTCTACCTGCAGCACGCGATGGGACTCGCGTCGTCGCTCGGCCTCGGCATCGCGCTCGGCCGCCCCGAGCTGCAGGTCGTCGTGTTCGACGGCGACGGCTCGATCCTCATGAACCTCGGCGGCCTGACTACGTTGGCACGCTACCGGCCGCGCAACCTCGTGCACGTCGTGTTCGACAACGAGAGCCTGCTGTCGGTGGGCGGCTTCCCGACCGCGACGTCCACGGGCACCGACATCGCCGGCGTCGCCGCGGCAGCGGGCGTGCCGCACACGGCGACGGTTCGCACGATCGACGAGTTCACGCGCGCGTTCGACGAGGCGCTCGCGCGGAAGGATCTGACGACGATCGTCGCCAAGGTGGAAGCCGTCGGTCCGTCGGGATACGTGACGGATCTGTCGCTGCTGGAGAACCGGTACGAGTTCCAGCGCTGGTTGAAGAACGTTGCGGTGTGA
- a CDS encoding thiamine pyrophosphate-binding protein — protein MPVSTSSSKLIYDCLKQVGVRLVSALPETWLVHLIRMAEDDPEMTLVRLAKEEEGVGISAGAHLAGVRSAMLMQNHGFLASVNGIVSCAQLYRIPLLMLISHRGEFGERDPWQTEGGGVTEHVLDALRIPRARLESPDHVASRIAKAQTLAQSASRPVALLLCRDLMWEEA, from the coding sequence ATGCCCGTCTCCACGTCCAGCTCGAAGCTGATCTACGACTGCCTGAAGCAGGTCGGCGTGCGTCTCGTCTCGGCGCTCCCCGAGACGTGGCTCGTGCACCTCATCCGCATGGCCGAGGACGACCCGGAGATGACGCTCGTGCGCCTCGCGAAGGAGGAGGAGGGCGTCGGGATCTCGGCGGGCGCGCACCTGGCCGGGGTGAGGTCGGCGATGCTCATGCAGAACCACGGCTTCCTCGCGTCGGTGAACGGCATCGTGTCGTGCGCGCAGCTCTACCGCATCCCACTCCTGATGCTCATCAGCCACCGCGGCGAGTTCGGCGAGCGCGACCCGTGGCAGACGGAAGGCGGCGGCGTGACGGAGCACGTGCTCGACGCGCTGCGCATCCCGCGCGCGCGGCTGGAGTCGCCCGATCACGTCGCGAGCCGCATCGCGAAGGCGCAGACGCTCGCCCAGTCGGCCAGCCGCCCCGTGGCGCTGCTGCTCTGCCGCGACCTGATGTGGGAGGAGGCGTGA
- a CDS encoding amidohydrolase family protein: MSISLFLGSALGAQPITALRFRALVNADGPPVRDAVVLVQGDTIVRVGTGARSIPAGARVVDLRRYTAIPGLIDVHTHMTYWRDRAHPNVPGPRSKDSVVMMAAENARHTLETGVTTVRDLGASNYTDIAMRDSIAKGAMLGPRMFVAGFGLSKVQANAAPERGRVRDSADIEVAVKAQVDAGADWIKMYGSTGSFQNVTGVQTFTDAEMRVAAAAAHRYGKPIAIHSYGDSGGRAAMRAGAESVEHPAGLDDATLREWARTRTVYVPTIDHNRFYAENASRLGYTAEQVAALDSFRLLNLETARRAHRAGVRIAMGSDAVYWMFGENTRELGQLVKAGLTPREALASATTVPAELLGRPRKLGRVAPGFYADVVAVEGDPLRDVGAVTDHVVWVMKGGAVVVDRRAR, encoded by the coding sequence TTGTCCATATCGCTCTTCCTCGGCAGCGCGCTCGGTGCGCAGCCGATCACCGCGCTCCGCTTCCGCGCGCTCGTGAACGCCGACGGGCCGCCGGTGCGCGACGCGGTGGTGCTCGTGCAGGGCGATACGATCGTGCGGGTCGGCACCGGCGCGCGGTCCATCCCGGCGGGCGCGCGCGTCGTCGATCTGCGGCGCTACACGGCGATCCCGGGGCTGATCGACGTGCACACGCACATGACGTACTGGCGCGACCGGGCGCACCCCAACGTGCCGGGGCCGCGATCGAAGGACTCGGTGGTGATGATGGCGGCCGAGAACGCGCGGCACACGCTGGAGACCGGCGTCACGACCGTGCGCGACCTCGGCGCGTCGAACTACACCGACATCGCCATGCGCGACTCCATCGCGAAGGGCGCGATGCTCGGGCCGCGGATGTTCGTCGCGGGCTTCGGGCTGTCGAAGGTGCAGGCCAACGCCGCGCCCGAGCGCGGCCGCGTGCGCGACTCGGCCGACATCGAGGTCGCCGTGAAGGCACAGGTCGACGCCGGCGCGGACTGGATCAAGATGTACGGGTCCACGGGCAGCTTCCAGAACGTCACCGGCGTGCAGACGTTCACCGACGCGGAGATGCGCGTGGCCGCCGCGGCCGCGCACCGCTACGGCAAGCCGATCGCGATCCACTCCTACGGCGACTCCGGCGGCCGCGCCGCGATGCGCGCCGGCGCCGAATCGGTGGAGCATCCCGCGGGGCTCGACGACGCCACGCTGCGCGAGTGGGCGCGCACGCGCACCGTGTACGTGCCGACGATCGACCACAATCGCTTCTACGCCGAGAACGCCTCACGGCTCGGCTACACCGCGGAGCAGGTCGCGGCGCTCGACTCGTTCCGGCTGCTCAACCTCGAGACCGCGCGCCGCGCGCACCGCGCCGGCGTGCGCATCGCCATGGGCTCGGACGCGGTCTACTGGATGTTCGGCGAGAATACCCGCGAGCTCGGGCAGCTCGTGAAGGCCGGGCTCACGCCGCGCGAGGCGCTCGCGTCGGCCACCACCGTGCCGGCCGAGCTGTTAGGCAGGCCGCGCAAGCTGGGGCGCGTCGCGCCGGGGTTCTACGCCGACGTCGTCGCGGTCGAGGGCGACCCGCTGCGCGACGTCGGCGCCGTCACCGACCACGTGGTGTGGGTGATGAAGGGCGGCGCGGTGGTCGTCGACCGGCGGGCGCGGTAG
- a CDS encoding YceI family protein — protein sequence MRRLLATSLLCALPLPLRHDAAPARPPLEFRLDAGHSSVEFSIGFGFTHVRGRFTQTHGTILYDSIAPGNSSVTVVVETGSIDTGWPHRDEHLRTSDFFDVARYPTITFQSERLRRAGDDWVAEGSLTMHGVTRPVAIPFRLTHPLERDPRSRWIMLNATGALRVARKDFGIVGGDTYNSWFDRARAATMADSVDVTLEIEAYRTDAASQRLPQIDAAVQRIHDEGVDAYVKVLRARHDTVPAARWDAYFVGPDLVVRALLADGRTADALALSRALAELFPTLASAHLLLGHVLAVTGDARGADAAYARAREVFRPPPPDTAKFKQVDGRWYWLDLLARNAIESGRVAEAVPLARTIAEIYPQTANALATYGLALALSGDARAADAQYARAVALDPMETRALALRRLPR from the coding sequence ATGCGCCGCCTGCTCGCGACGTCGCTGCTCTGCGCCCTCCCCCTCCCCCTCCGCCACGACGCCGCGCCCGCGCGCCCGCCGCTGGAGTTCCGGCTCGACGCGGGGCACTCCAGCGTGGAGTTCTCCATCGGCTTCGGGTTCACCCACGTCCGCGGCCGCTTCACGCAGACGCACGGCACGATCCTCTACGACTCCATCGCGCCCGGCAACTCGTCGGTCACGGTCGTCGTGGAGACGGGGAGCATCGACACCGGGTGGCCGCACCGCGACGAGCACCTGCGCACGAGCGACTTCTTCGACGTCGCGCGCTACCCGACGATCACGTTCCAGAGCGAGCGGCTCCGGCGCGCCGGCGACGACTGGGTGGCCGAGGGATCGCTCACCATGCACGGCGTCACGCGTCCCGTCGCGATCCCGTTCCGACTCACGCATCCGCTGGAGCGCGACCCGCGCTCGCGCTGGATCATGCTGAACGCCACCGGCGCGCTGCGCGTCGCGCGCAAGGACTTCGGCATCGTCGGCGGCGACACGTACAACTCGTGGTTCGACCGGGCGCGCGCCGCGACGATGGCGGACAGCGTCGACGTCACGCTCGAGATCGAGGCGTATCGCACCGACGCGGCGAGCCAGCGACTGCCGCAGATCGACGCGGCGGTGCAGCGCATCCACGACGAGGGCGTCGACGCCTACGTCAAGGTGCTGCGCGCGCGGCACGACACGGTCCCCGCTGCGCGATGGGATGCGTACTTCGTCGGTCCCGATCTCGTGGTGCGCGCGCTGCTCGCCGACGGGCGCACGGCCGACGCGCTCGCGCTGTCGCGCGCGCTGGCGGAGCTGTTCCCCACGCTCGCGAGCGCGCACCTGCTGCTCGGCCACGTGCTCGCGGTGACGGGCGACGCGCGCGGCGCGGACGCGGCGTACGCCCGTGCGCGCGAGGTGTTCCGGCCTCCGCCGCCGGATACCGCGAAGTTCAAGCAGGTGGACGGGCGCTGGTACTGGCTCGACCTCCTCGCGCGCAACGCGATCGAGTCCGGCCGCGTCGCGGAGGCGGTGCCGCTCGCGCGGACGATCGCCGAGATCTACCCGCAGACGGCGAACGCGCTCGCGACGTACGGGCTCGCGCTCGCCCTGTCCGGCGACGCGCGCGCGGCGGACGCGCAGTACGCGCGGGCGGTGGCGCTCGACCCGATGGAGACGCGCGCGCTCGCGCTGCGCCGGCTGCCGCGTTAG